A window from Jannaschia sp. S6380 encodes these proteins:
- a CDS encoding zinc ABC transporter substrate-binding protein has translation MFFRLCAVFACLASSASAREIAVAADIGPIHSLVARVMEGAGRPVLVLPPGTSPHGHALRPSEARTLEEAEVIFWAGAELAPWMGEAISALASDARAVSLAEIGAVEAEHDGADNHGDADAHDHGDEHGHDDAHDHGEERDEADAHGDADGHDHAAEEADAHAGHDHHEHSNNMHGWLDPERAKLWLHEIADVLSELDPDNAVIYEANAESGVAELEGLMDRVDTVLDPVRGKGYVVFHDAYGPFEERFDFPAIGSISVSDAAPPSAARVARLRDAVVESEAVCVFSEPQFNAGLVSTLTDGTQARTGILDPLGALLEPGPSLYPMLIEDIAATMAKCLSED, from the coding sequence ATGTTTTTCCGCCTATGTGCCGTTTTCGCCTGTCTTGCATCATCGGCCTCCGCGCGGGAGATCGCGGTCGCGGCGGATATCGGTCCGATCCATTCCCTGGTCGCCCGGGTGATGGAAGGGGCCGGGCGTCCGGTTCTCGTCCTGCCGCCGGGCACGTCGCCGCACGGGCACGCATTGCGTCCGTCCGAGGCCCGTACGCTCGAGGAGGCGGAGGTGATCTTCTGGGCCGGGGCCGAGCTGGCACCCTGGATGGGCGAGGCGATCTCGGCGCTGGCGTCGGATGCGCGGGCGGTTTCCCTCGCCGAGATCGGCGCGGTCGAGGCCGAGCACGATGGCGCGGACAATCATGGTGATGCCGATGCGCATGACCATGGGGACGAGCATGGCCATGACGATGCGCACGATCATGGTGAGGAACGTGACGAGGCGGATGCGCACGGGGATGCGGATGGCCACGATCATGCCGCGGAAGAAGCGGACGCGCACGCCGGTCACGACCATCATGAACATTCGAACAACATGCACGGTTGGCTCGACCCGGAGCGGGCCAAGCTTTGGCTTCACGAGATTGCCGATGTCCTGTCGGAACTCGATCCGGACAATGCCGTCATCTACGAGGCCAACGCCGAGTCGGGCGTGGCGGAACTCGAAGGGTTGATGGACCGTGTCGATACCGTGCTCGATCCGGTGAGGGGCAAGGGCTATGTCGTGTTCCACGACGCCTATGGCCCGTTCGAGGAACGCTTCGACTTTCCCGCCATCGGGTCGATCTCGGTCAGTGACGCGGCGCCGCCATCGGCGGCGCGTGTCGCGCGTCTCCGCGATGCCGTCGTGGAATCCGAAGCGGTCTGCGTCTTTTCCGAGCCGCAGTTCAATGCCGGTCTCGTCTCCACCCTGACCGATGGAACCCAGGCCCGGACCGGCATACTGGATCCGCTCGGGGCGCTGCTCGAACCGGGTCCGTCGCTCTATCCGATGCTGATCGAGGACATCGCCGCCACCATGGCGAAATGCCTGTCCGAAGATTGA
- a CDS encoding DNA polymerase Y family protein, translated as MTGRRIVSIWLPRFPMARWERAQATRPAPAPAPWDEVAVADGPDPAAPLVLGHDGTHGPVIHAANAAAHAAGAIRGARVVDARALCPDLQVIGADLAGDAEALRRLMLWSRRWCPWSAGDGADGLVLDTTGSDHLWGGEAAMLADMEARLADLGQPARIAVAPTHGAAWALARYGDPREICGDRALKVRLAMLPAAALRLDEATLLVLRRLGLKRIGDLMAIPRAMLERRFGRDGRALMTPLRRLDQMLGDLPEPIVSPAPARRFRIVRRLVEPVMDPQPLLTEPLRMLCDELAEAGQGLRGLRLELYRTDGVATRVEMGCAQANRDPAHLTRLMARHFENLDAGFGFDTLSLEALRPEGLSTAQVRLDGGIDSDLAVATLIDRLSARLGPDAVQVPDPRESHLPERAEGWKPALQGGRADRLAPAGLGGGGMIGPSRERPVRLLRNPERIEVLYAVPEGPPVRFSWRRKPYLIRRHQGPERIAPEWWRARPGTRLRDYYKVEVDEGARYWLYREGIVGDGRGGEPGWFLHGMFA; from the coding sequence ATGACCGGGCGACGCATCGTCTCGATCTGGCTGCCGCGGTTTCCGATGGCACGGTGGGAACGGGCGCAGGCGACGCGCCCCGCCCCCGCCCCCGCGCCGTGGGATGAGGTGGCGGTCGCGGACGGCCCCGACCCCGCCGCCCCCCTCGTCCTCGGGCATGACGGCACGCATGGCCCGGTGATCCACGCCGCCAACGCGGCCGCCCATGCGGCGGGCGCGATCCGGGGTGCGCGCGTGGTCGATGCCCGCGCGCTTTGCCCCGACCTGCAGGTGATCGGCGCCGATCTGGCCGGCGATGCCGAGGCATTGCGCCGGCTGATGCTGTGGTCGCGCCGCTGGTGTCCCTGGTCGGCGGGCGACGGCGCCGACGGGCTGGTCCTTGACACGACCGGATCGGACCATCTGTGGGGCGGCGAGGCGGCGATGCTGGCGGATATGGAGGCGCGGCTGGCCGATCTGGGCCAACCCGCACGGATCGCCGTGGCGCCCACCCATGGCGCGGCCTGGGCGCTCGCCCGCTATGGCGACCCGCGCGAGATCTGCGGCGATCGCGCGTTGAAGGTGCGGCTGGCGATGCTGCCCGCCGCGGCGCTGCGGCTGGACGAGGCGACGCTTCTGGTGCTGCGCCGGCTGGGCCTGAAGCGGATCGGCGACCTGATGGCGATTCCGCGCGCCATGCTGGAACGACGCTTCGGCCGCGACGGGCGGGCGCTGATGACGCCGCTGCGCCGGCTGGACCAGATGCTGGGCGACCTGCCCGAACCCATCGTCAGCCCCGCGCCGGCTCGCCGGTTCCGCATCGTCCGCCGCCTGGTCGAGCCGGTGATGGACCCGCAGCCCCTGCTGACCGAGCCGCTTCGGATGCTCTGCGACGAACTGGCCGAGGCGGGGCAGGGGCTGCGCGGGCTGCGGCTGGAACTCTACCGCACCGACGGCGTCGCCACGCGGGTGGAGATGGGCTGCGCCCAGGCCAATCGCGACCCTGCGCATCTGACCCGCCTGATGGCGCGGCATTTCGAGAACCTGGATGCCGGCTTTGGCTTCGACACGCTGAGCCTGGAGGCACTGCGCCCCGAGGGGCTTTCCACCGCACAAGTCCGCCTGGATGGCGGGATCGACAGCGATCTGGCCGTCGCTACGTTGATCGACCGGCTGAGCGCCCGCCTGGGGCCGGATGCCGTGCAGGTGCCGGACCCGCGCGAAAGCCACCTGCCCGAACGGGCCGAGGGCTGGAAGCCTGCCTTGCAGGGGGGGCGGGCGGATCGGCTGGCCCCGGCAGGTCTGGGCGGGGGCGGCATGATCGGCCCGTCCCGCGAACGGCCCGTCCGCCTGCTGCGGAACCCCGAGCGGATCGAAGTTCTTTACGCCGTACCCGAAGGCCCGCCCGTACGGTTCAGCTGGCGCCGGAAGCCGTATCTGATCCGACGCCACCAGGGCCCCGAACGCATCGCCCCCGAATGGTGGCGCGCGCGTCCCGGCACGCGGCTGCGCGACTACTACAAGGTCGAGGTGGACGAGGGCGCGCGCTACTGGCTCTACCGCGAGGGGATCGTGGGCGACGGCCGGGGCGGCGAGCCGGGCTGGTTCCTGCACGGGATGTTCGCATGA
- a CDS encoding error-prone DNA polymerase → MPDAPLTPDRRTLDPEQDFVRNPPAPFVELGVTSCFSFLHGASEPIDLVTTASGLGYDRIGIADRNSVAGAVRMHVEATKAKITPLIGTRIVLFDGAAFLAYPRDRAAYGNLCALISKGRMTGLDGEWQEKGRCDLSLNDLADHQKGVVLIAVPPEDLDGFEARLGHLVRRLPSLTHIAVSHLYCGDDHARIERLDRLARFHGLRIVATGDVHYHVPERRPLQDVMTCIREKVKLHQAGFHLHANAERHLKSPQEMVHLFARWPHAIRESVAIADRLDFTLDELKYEYPEDHIPAGRTPDEHLRILTEAGAARRYPDGVPQKVREAVEKELAFIATRDLARYFITIQEIVAYGRSQGILCQGRGSAANSAVCFCLEITSVDPALNEVLFERFLSADRNEPPDIDVDFEHERREEVIQHIYDRYGRQHAGLCATVIHYRPRMAIREVGKVLGLTEDVTAAMAKTVWGSWGSSTDDMHLENSGVNLADPKIRQAIRLTDQLIGMPRHLGQHVGGFILTQHPLTRTVPIGNGAMPDRSFIEWDKDDIDALGIFKMDVLALGMLTCIAKCFGLLRDHYGRDLSLATIEEGDAATYDMLCRGDSLGVFQVESRAQMAMLPKLKPRRFYDLVIQVAIVRPGPIQGDMVHPYLKRRRGDEEAEYPTPGPGYDPNELRDILERTLGVPIFQEQAMKIAIVAAEFSGAEANGLRRAMATFRSKEDITNHKARMIDRMVARGYDPDFATRCFSQIEGFGEYGFPESHAASFAHLVYVSSWLKCHHPDVFACALLNSQPMGFYAPAQIVEMARRSGVTVLPVDVNFSDWDCTLEPVGPDTHALRLGFRQLSGLKKDELARLTAARDTPFANVNDLRRRTGLGKRAIETLASADAFRSCGQDRRAALWDAKAIRRGPNLPLFVHGDASDIGAEPVHSLPEMPMREHVVADYQTARLSLKAHPLSFMRGAMRKGGYTRAADLRRLRFNQKVSVAGLVLIRQKPGSAKGVCFVTLEDESGVINIVIWPDLFARFRREIMASRLMAVHGHVQFDDAVIHVVAHEIVDRNDALMRLSEDELQADLARADHVKHPLPSHTGRHPRDVRVIPKSRDFH, encoded by the coding sequence ATGCCCGACGCCCCGCTGACCCCCGACCGGCGCACGCTGGATCCCGAACAGGATTTCGTTCGCAACCCGCCCGCCCCCTTCGTGGAACTAGGCGTGACGTCGTGCTTTTCGTTCCTGCACGGCGCGTCGGAGCCGATCGACCTCGTCACCACGGCGTCCGGGTTGGGCTATGACCGGATCGGCATCGCCGACCGGAACTCGGTCGCCGGGGCGGTGCGGATGCATGTCGAGGCCACGAAGGCGAAGATAACCCCCCTGATCGGCACGCGGATCGTGCTGTTCGACGGGGCGGCGTTCCTGGCCTATCCCCGCGACCGCGCGGCCTATGGCAACCTCTGCGCGTTGATCTCCAAGGGCCGGATGACGGGGCTGGACGGCGAATGGCAGGAGAAGGGACGCTGCGACCTGTCGCTGAACGATCTGGCGGATCATCAGAAGGGTGTCGTCCTGATCGCGGTCCCGCCCGAGGATCTGGACGGGTTCGAGGCACGGCTGGGCCATCTGGTCCGTCGTTTGCCATCGCTGACCCATATCGCGGTGAGCCACCTCTACTGCGGTGACGACCATGCCCGGATCGAGCGGTTGGACCGTCTGGCCCGGTTTCACGGATTGCGGATCGTGGCGACGGGGGACGTGCATTACCACGTGCCCGAACGGCGGCCGCTGCAGGACGTGATGACCTGCATCCGCGAGAAGGTGAAGCTTCACCAGGCCGGGTTCCACCTGCATGCCAATGCCGAACGCCACCTGAAGTCGCCGCAGGAAATGGTGCACCTGTTCGCGCGGTGGCCGCATGCGATCCGCGAGAGCGTGGCGATCGCCGACCGGCTGGATTTCACGCTGGACGAGTTGAAATACGAATATCCCGAAGATCACATCCCCGCCGGTCGCACGCCCGACGAGCACCTGCGCATCCTGACCGAGGCGGGGGCCGCGCGGCGCTATCCGGACGGCGTGCCGCAGAAGGTGCGCGAAGCGGTCGAGAAGGAGCTGGCCTTCATCGCCACCCGCGATCTCGCGCGCTATTTCATCACCATCCAGGAGATCGTGGCCTATGGCCGCAGCCAGGGCATCCTGTGCCAGGGGCGCGGTTCGGCGGCCAATTCCGCCGTCTGCTTCTGCCTCGAGATCACGTCGGTCGATCCGGCGCTGAACGAGGTTCTGTTCGAGCGGTTCCTGTCTGCCGACCGCAACGAGCCCCCGGATATCGATGTCGATTTCGAGCACGAGCGGCGTGAGGAGGTGATCCAGCACATCTACGACCGCTACGGCCGGCAGCATGCGGGCCTTTGCGCGACCGTGATCCACTATCGCCCGCGCATGGCGATCCGCGAAGTGGGCAAGGTGCTGGGCCTGACCGAGGACGTGACCGCAGCCATGGCCAAGACGGTCTGGGGCTCGTGGGGCAGTTCGACCGACGACATGCACCTGGAGAATTCGGGCGTGAACCTGGCCGACCCGAAGATCCGCCAGGCCATCCGCCTGACCGATCAACTGATCGGGATGCCGCGGCATCTGGGGCAGCATGTCGGCGGCTTCATCCTGACGCAGCACCCGCTGACCCGGACCGTGCCCATCGGCAACGGCGCCATGCCCGACCGCAGTTTCATCGAATGGGACAAGGACGACATCGACGCGCTGGGCATCTTCAAGATGGACGTTCTGGCGCTCGGCATGCTGACCTGCATCGCCAAGTGCTTCGGCCTTCTGCGGGATCATTACGGCCGGGATCTGAGCCTCGCCACGATCGAGGAGGGGGACGCGGCGACCTATGACATGCTCTGCCGTGGCGACAGCCTGGGCGTCTTCCAGGTCGAGAGCCGGGCGCAGATGGCGATGCTGCCCAAGCTGAAGCCGCGACGGTTCTACGACCTGGTGATCCAGGTCGCCATCGTCCGCCCCGGTCCGATCCAGGGCGACATGGTGCATCCCTATCTCAAGCGGCGGCGCGGGGATGAGGAGGCGGAATACCCCACACCCGGGCCGGGCTATGACCCCAATGAGCTCCGGGATATTCTCGAGCGGACCCTCGGCGTTCCGATCTTCCAGGAACAGGCGATGAAGATCGCCATCGTGGCCGCCGAGTTCTCGGGCGCCGAGGCAAATGGATTGCGCCGCGCCATGGCCACCTTCCGGTCGAAGGAGGACATCACGAACCATAAGGCGCGGATGATCGACCGCATGGTCGCGCGCGGCTACGACCCGGATTTTGCCACCCGCTGTTTCAGCCAGATTGAGGGGTTCGGCGAATACGGCTTCCCCGAAAGCCACGCCGCCAGCTTCGCGCATCTGGTCTACGTGTCGAGTTGGCTGAAATGCCATCACCCCGACGTCTTCGCCTGCGCGCTGCTCAACTCCCAGCCGATGGGGTTCTACGCCCCCGCCCAGATCGTCGAGATGGCGCGGCGGTCGGGCGTGACCGTTCTGCCGGTGGATGTGAACTTCTCGGATTGGGACTGCACGTTGGAGCCGGTGGGACCGGACACCCACGCGCTGCGCCTGGGCTTTCGGCAATTGTCGGGATTGAAGAAGGACGAACTGGCCCGCCTGACCGCCGCGCGCGATACGCCGTTCGCGAACGTGAACGACCTGCGCCGACGCACCGGCCTCGGCAAGCGGGCGATCGAGACGCTGGCCTCGGCCGATGCGTTCCGCTCCTGCGGGCAGGATCGACGCGCCGCGCTGTGGGATGCGAAGGCGATCCGGCGGGGGCCGAACCTGCCGCTCTTCGTGCATGGCGATGCGTCCGACATCGGGGCGGAGCCCGTGCACAGCCTGCCCGAGATGCCGATGCGCGAACATGTCGTGGCCGATTACCAGACCGCGCGCCTGTCGCTGAAGGCGCATCCGCTCAGCTTCATGCGCGGCGCCATGCGGAAGGGCGGCTATACCCGCGCCGCCGACCTGCGCCGCCTGCGGTTCAACCAGAAGGTGTCGGTCGCGGGCCTCGTCCTGATCCGCCAGAAGCCCGGCAGCGCCAAGGGCGTCTGCTTCGTCACGCTGGAGGACGAGAGCGGGGTCATCAACATCGTCATCTGGCCCGACCTCTTCGCCAGGTTCCGGCGCGAGATCATGGCGTCGCGCCTGATGGCGGTGCATGGCCACGTGCAGTTCGACGATGCCGTCATCCACGTCGTCGCGCATGAGATCGTCGACCGCAACGACGCCCTCATGCGCCTGTCCGAGGACGAGTTGCAGGCCGACCTGGCCCGCGCGGACCATGTAAAGCACCCGCTGCCCAGCCATACCGGGCGTCACCCGCGCGACGTCCGCGTCATCCCGAAATCGCGCGATTTTCACTGA
- the gyrB gene encoding DNA topoisomerase (ATP-hydrolyzing) subunit B — protein MSEQAQAPQEYGADSIKVLKGLEAVRKRPGMYIGDTDDGSGLHHMVYEVVDNGIDEALAGHATQVSVKIHADSSVSVRDNGRGIPVGIHEEEGVSAAEVIMTQLHAGGKFDQNSYKVSGGLHGVGVSVVNALSDWLELRVWRDGKEHVARFEHGDTVKHLEVVGETTETGTEVRFMASTRTFSNLDYVFSTLEKRLRELAFLNSGVKILLEDERPAEAVRTELFYEGGVREFVRYIDRSKTAVMDDPIHMEGERDGIGVEVAMWWNDSYHETVLPFTNNIPQRDGGTHMAGLRGALTRTINLYAQSSGIAKKEKVNFTGDDAREGLTCVLSVKVPDPKFSSQTKDKLVSSEVRPAVENLVNEKLAEWFEENPNEARQIVGKIIEAALAREAARKARELTRRKTAMDVASLPGKLADCQEKDPSKAELFLVEGDSAGGSAKQGRARQNQAVLPLRGKILNVERARFDRMLSSQEIGTLITAMGTGIGRDEFNLSKLRYHKIVIMTDADVDGAHIRTLLLTFFYRQMPEIIESGHLYIAQPPLFKVGRGRSEVYLKDQTALEDYLIAQGTEGAVLRLPGGEEIAGRDLDRVVQAARNFKRILDAFPTHYPRHIVEQAALAGAFEAGQADADLQGVADAVARRLDQVAVEYERGWQGRITQDHGIRLARVLRGVEEVRTLDGAVLRSGEARKLADVSRETSEVYRDPARLVRKDRENIVHGPTDLLNAVLAEGEKGLTLQRYKGLGEMNPDQLWETTLDPEARTLLQVQVEDMTEADDVFTKLMGDVVEPRREFIQDNALSVENLDF, from the coding sequence ATGTCCGAGCAAGCCCAGGCGCCGCAGGAATACGGCGCAGATTCCATCAAGGTTCTCAAGGGATTGGAGGCCGTGCGCAAGCGGCCCGGGATGTATATCGGCGACACCGATGACGGGTCCGGGCTGCATCACATGGTCTACGAGGTCGTGGACAACGGCATCGACGAGGCACTGGCCGGCCATGCCACCCAGGTCAGCGTCAAGATACACGCGGATTCCTCGGTCAGCGTGCGTGACAACGGTCGCGGCATCCCGGTCGGCATCCACGAGGAGGAGGGCGTGTCGGCGGCCGAGGTCATCATGACCCAGCTGCATGCCGGCGGAAAGTTCGACCAGAACAGCTACAAGGTCTCGGGCGGTCTCCACGGGGTCGGCGTCTCGGTCGTCAACGCGCTGTCGGACTGGCTGGAGCTGCGCGTCTGGCGCGACGGCAAGGAACACGTCGCCCGGTTCGAGCATGGCGACACGGTCAAGCATCTGGAGGTGGTCGGCGAAACGACCGAGACGGGGACCGAGGTTCGGTTCATGGCGTCGACGCGGACCTTCTCGAACCTGGACTACGTGTTCTCGACTTTGGAGAAGCGGCTGCGCGAGCTGGCTTTCCTGAACTCCGGCGTCAAGATCCTGCTGGAGGACGAGCGTCCGGCCGAGGCCGTTCGGACGGAGCTGTTCTACGAGGGCGGCGTGCGGGAATTCGTGCGCTATATCGACCGCTCCAAGACCGCGGTGATGGACGATCCGATCCACATGGAGGGCGAGCGCGACGGCATCGGCGTCGAGGTCGCGATGTGGTGGAACGACAGCTATCACGAGACGGTCCTGCCGTTCACGAACAACATTCCCCAGCGCGACGGCGGGACGCATATGGCGGGCCTGCGCGGGGCGCTGACGCGGACCATAAACCTCTATGCGCAATCCTCGGGGATCGCGAAGAAGGAGAAGGTCAACTTCACCGGCGACGACGCGCGCGAAGGGCTGACCTGCGTGTTGTCGGTCAAGGTGCCGGACCCGAAATTCTCCAGCCAGACGAAGGACAAGCTTGTCAGCAGCGAGGTGCGGCCGGCGGTCGAGAACCTGGTGAACGAGAAGCTGGCCGAGTGGTTCGAGGAAAACCCGAACGAGGCACGCCAGATCGTCGGCAAGATCATCGAGGCCGCGCTGGCCCGTGAAGCCGCCCGCAAGGCGCGCGAGCTGACCCGCCGCAAGACGGCGATGGACGTCGCATCGCTGCCCGGCAAGCTGGCCGATTGCCAGGAAAAGGACCCGTCCAAGGCGGAGCTGTTCCTCGTCGAGGGCGACAGCGCCGGAGGTTCGGCCAAGCAAGGTCGTGCACGTCAGAACCAAGCCGTGCTGCCACTGCGCGGCAAGATCCTGAACGTGGAGCGGGCGCGCTTCGACCGCATGCTTTCGAGCCAGGAGATCGGCACGCTGATCACCGCGATGGGCACGGGCATCGGGCGGGACGAATTCAACCTGTCGAAGCTGCGCTACCACAAGATCGTCATCATGACCGATGCCGACGTGGACGGGGCGCATATCCGCACGCTGCTTCTGACGTTCTTCTATCGGCAAATGCCCGAGATCATCGAGAGCGGGCATCTCTACATCGCGCAGCCGCCGCTCTTCAAAGTCGGGCGCGGCCGGTCCGAGGTCTATCTGAAGGACCAGACGGCGCTGGAAGACTACCTGATCGCGCAGGGCACCGAAGGGGCCGTCCTGCGCCTGCCCGGCGGCGAGGAGATCGCCGGCCGCGACCTGGATCGCGTCGTTCAGGCCGCGCGGAACTTCAAGCGCATCCTCGACGCCTTCCCGACGCATTACCCCCGGCACATCGTCGAACAGGCGGCATTGGCGGGCGCGTTCGAGGCCGGGCAGGCCGACGCGGACCTGCAGGGCGTCGCCGATGCCGTGGCCCGGCGGCTGGACCAGGTGGCGGTCGAGTACGAGCGGGGCTGGCAGGGACGGATCACGCAGGATCACGGCATCCGACTGGCCCGTGTCCTGCGCGGGGTCGAGGAGGTTCGGACACTGGACGGTGCGGTCCTTCGGTCGGGCGAGGCCCGCAAGCTGGCCGACGTCTCGCGCGAGACGTCGGAGGTCTATCGCGACCCGGCGCGTCTTGTCCGAAAGGACCGGGAGAACATCGTGCACGGGCCGACCGATCTTCTGAATGCTGTGCTGGCCGAGGGCGAGAAGGGCCTGACACTCCAGCGCTACAAGGGTCTGGGCGAGATGAACCCGGATCAGCTATGGGAAACGACGCTGGATCCGGAGGCGCGGACGCTTCTGCAGGTGCAGGTCGAGGACATGACCGAGGCGGACGACGTCTTCACCAAGCTGATGGGCGATGTCGTCGAGCCGCGCCGGGAGTTCATCCAGGACAACGCCCTCTCGGTCGAAAACCTGGATTTCTAG
- the recF gene encoding DNA replication/repair protein RecF: MSDDAGADRVSSLSLSHFRSHRRTRLQFDARPVAVHGANGAGKTNLIEAISLLSPGRGMRRAEAAEIVRRPEAIGWRVAAMLGGREVELRAEPGQPRTTRVDEKPAPQVALARLARVLWLVPSMDRLWLEGAEGRRRFLDRMTLSFLPDHAEGVLAYEKAMRDRNRLLRDGIRDAHWYEALEAQMARHGTGIHARRADALTRLQAAQQPDGPFPAATLSLSGPDEETSEDALTAALAASRPRDMAAGRTLVGPHRVDLSALYAAKGMEARLCSTGEQKALLISLILANARALAAETGRAPILLLDEVAAHLDADRRAALYAELLDLGAQAFLTGTGPELFAELGGAARQLRVVDVEGTSRVEEIAT, translated from the coding sequence GTGTCTGACGACGCCGGCGCCGACCGCGTCAGTTCGCTGTCGCTGTCGCATTTCCGTTCCCACCGCCGGACCCGGCTGCAGTTCGATGCGCGTCCCGTCGCCGTGCACGGCGCAAACGGTGCCGGCAAGACCAACCTGATCGAGGCGATCTCGCTGCTGTCGCCCGGACGCGGCATGCGCCGGGCCGAGGCGGCCGAGATCGTTCGCCGCCCCGAAGCCATCGGGTGGCGCGTCGCGGCGATGCTCGGCGGACGGGAGGTCGAGTTGCGCGCCGAGCCCGGGCAGCCCCGCACCACCCGTGTCGATGAAAAACCGGCCCCGCAGGTCGCCCTGGCCCGCCTGGCACGGGTCCTCTGGCTGGTACCGTCCATGGACCGCTTGTGGCTGGAGGGGGCCGAGGGACGGCGCCGGTTCCTGGACCGCATGACGCTCAGCTTCCTGCCCGATCACGCCGAAGGGGTCCTGGCCTATGAGAAGGCGATGCGGGACCGGAACCGCCTGCTGCGCGACGGCATACGCGACGCGCATTGGTACGAGGCGCTGGAGGCGCAGATGGCGCGGCACGGGACCGGCATCCATGCACGTCGCGCCGATGCGTTGACGCGGCTGCAGGCCGCCCAGCAGCCGGACGGCCCGTTCCCCGCCGCGACGCTTTCCCTGTCCGGTCCGGATGAGGAGACGTCGGAGGATGCGTTGACCGCGGCCTTGGCTGCCTCGCGTCCGCGGGACATGGCCGCGGGACGAACTCTCGTCGGCCCGCATCGCGTGGATCTTTCGGCGCTCTATGCCGCGAAGGGGATGGAGGCGCGCCTATGTTCCACCGGCGAGCAGAAGGCGCTGCTCATCTCGCTGATCCTCGCCAACGCGCGGGCTCTTGCGGCCGAGACGGGCCGCGCGCCGATCCTGCTCCTGGACGAGGTGGCGGCGCATCTGGACGCGGACCGGCGCGCCGCGCTCTATGCCGAATTGCTGGATCTCGGGGCGCAGGCATTCCTGACCGGCACCGGGCCGGAGCTGTTCGCCGAGTTGGGCGGAGCCGCGCGACAGCTTCGCGTCGTCGATGTCGAAGGCACCAGCCGGGTCGAAGAAATCGCGACCTGA
- the dnaN gene encoding DNA polymerase III subunit beta codes for MKFSIERAALLDAVSQAQAVVERRNTIPILANVLMEADGEGVSFKATDLDIEVIDKTVAQVERPGGTTVSAVLFHEIVRKLPDGALVQIAEDQTQGRLEVTAGRSHFSLATLAKEDFPVMASSDYAANFSCDAKVLRRLFDKTRFAISTEETRYYLNGVYMHVAEGEDGRTLRAVATDGHRLARVDAVLPEGAEEMPGVIVPRKTVDQVRKLLSDDDAKIAVSVSETKIRFATPQITLTSKVIDGTFPDYARVIPTGNTRELKVDAKDFAKAVDRVATVSSERSRAVKLALDEDRLTLSVNAPDAGAANEELAVAYGDEKLEIGFNAKYLQEIAAQVDLEMATFLFNNAGDPTLMREGDDQSAIYVVMPMRV; via the coding sequence ATGAAGTTTTCCATCGAGCGCGCCGCGCTTCTCGACGCCGTAAGCCAGGCCCAGGCCGTGGTGGAGCGCCGGAACACCATTCCGATCCTCGCCAACGTCCTGATGGAGGCCGACGGCGAAGGCGTCAGCTTCAAGGCCACTGACCTCGATATCGAGGTGATCGACAAGACCGTGGCCCAGGTGGAGCGGCCGGGCGGCACGACCGTCTCGGCGGTGCTGTTCCACGAGATCGTGCGCAAGCTGCCCGACGGCGCGCTGGTCCAGATCGCCGAGGATCAGACCCAGGGACGGCTGGAAGTCACGGCCGGCCGGTCGCATTTCTCGCTGGCCACGCTGGCCAAGGAGGATTTCCCGGTGATGGCCTCGTCGGACTATGCGGCCAACTTCTCCTGCGACGCCAAGGTGCTGCGGCGGCTGTTCGACAAGACCCGCTTCGCCATCTCGACCGAGGAGACGCGGTACTATCTCAACGGTGTCTACATGCATGTGGCCGAGGGCGAAGACGGTCGGACCCTACGCGCCGTGGCGACCGACGGCCACAGGCTCGCGCGCGTGGACGCCGTCCTGCCCGAAGGCGCCGAGGAGATGCCGGGCGTGATCGTCCCCCGCAAGACCGTGGACCAGGTGCGCAAGCTGCTGTCTGACGACGATGCCAAGATCGCCGTTTCCGTGTCCGAGACCAAAATCCGCTTCGCCACGCCCCAGATCACCCTGACGTCGAAGGTGATCGACGGGACCTTCCCCGACTACGCCCGTGTGATCCCGACCGGAAACACCCGCGAATTGAAAGTCGATGCCAAGGATTTCGCCAAGGCCGTGGACCGGGTCGCCACGGTGTCGTCGGAGCGGTCGCGCGCGGTGAAGCTCGCGCTCGACGAGGATCGGCTGACGCTTTCGGTCAATGCGCCCGACGCGGGCGCGGCCAACGAGGAACTGGCGGTGGCCTATGGCGACGAGAAGCTGGAGATCGGCTTCAACGCCAAATACCTGCAGGAGATCGCCGCGCAGGTGGATCTGGAGATGGCGACCTTCCTGTTCAACAATGCCGGCGACCCGACATTGATGCGCGAGGGCGACGACCAGTCCGCGATCTATGTCGTCATGCCGATGCGTGTCTGA